ATCAATCCGAAGGGCGTGCTCGCCCTGGCGCGCGAATTCCACCGCATCACGACGATTCAAAATGTGCGACTTCGAATGGCGGCCACGACGAACGGCACGCGGCTTTCCCGTGAATTGATCGAAGAGTTAACGCGTCTTGGACTCGAAAGCGTGAAAGTGACGTTGGATGGGGACGAGGAACGGCATAATGAAAAGAGACCGCTCAAAAACGGCCAAAACGGTTTTCAGACCATTTGGAAGAACCTGGAATCGATCCAGAATCTGGTCCAATTCGATATCAACGTAAACGCAGAGCCGAAAGATGCGCCGAGTATCGGAAGACTTCTCCCCGTTCTGTCGCAAAGTTCTTTCCGTCCCGCGATTCGAAGCTTGAAGATCCAGCCGCTACGACGAATCAATCCGGAACTCGGAGACCATGACCTGAGAATGACTCCGGAGGTCGCGTCCACCGTTCGGATGTGGCAGGAAACGGCGCACCTTGGAGGGTACCAGCCCGCTTCGCCCCTGGACGGAAGCCCCTGTGAAATTCACCGCGGCTCTCATTTTACCGTGGACCCCAAGGGGGACCTCTATCCCTGCGCCCAGTTGATCGGGCGACCCTCCGCCCGAATCGGTTCGATTTTTACGGATGAGATTGCTCCTGAAAACGCGGAATCGTTCCTTTTCTTCCGGCGACACGACCCGCTGAACCATCCGAAATGTTCGGTCTGTTCATATTTTCCGATCTGCGGAGGAGGATGCCGGGCCGCAACATTCACGCTCGATCGCAACCAAGCGGAGACATTCAATTGTCCGGTTAATCTGCTCGATCTGACCGTCCCGGCGGCCATTCGAGAGCAATACAAAACGACTCTGTCCTCATCCAGTGAAACCAACCAACAAAAGGAGAACGTGTGAAAGTGAAGAAAAGTGAAAAGAAGAAGACCGTAGTCGTAAGAAAGGGGGAGCGCCATTTACCTCCCTCTAAGATGCCCCCGCCGTGGCCTTCTTGCCACGATGCCGGCATGTTCTAGAAGAACTATTTTGCCGGAGGGTCTTGCCCTCCGGCAAAAATCTTTTCAAGAGCGAAGCCTTGTGCCACTTGTCTGCTGTGAGGTCATGGAAACGAATGGGCTGGACGCGCCTGTCTTTTATTGTCGTTTCAATGCTCTTTGCACCAGGCTGCATGCCGCGAGACTCTTTTCCACCTGAGAAGCGCGAAAGGAGGGATGTACTTCGGATCGCAAATCCATTCGGTCTTCAGCCGATCAATCCCGTACTAACCGTCCTCGGATTCGCTTCCGCTTTTGTGAACATCGTCAGTGACGGATTGGTAGAGGACTATAAAGGAGACCTGCTCCTCGCCGAATCGATCGATTCCAAGGACGCGAAGGTTTGGCACGTTCGGATTCGGCCTAACCTTCTTTTCCATGATGGATCTATTCTCACATCCACCGATGTGATCCACACGATCAATCTTGCCCGTCATTCGCACCTTGCGGTCTATGAGGACCGTCTTGGCTCGATCGATTCGATCCGCGAAATCTCGCCACGTGAGATAGAGATAACGCTGTCTGAACCCAACACCTCCTTCCCCCGATGTCTTAGTTTCGGCATTCTGCCGGCGCGGCACTTCCCTTCAGACCACTTCAACGAGGAGTCGTTCGTGAAGGATCCCGTCGCCACTGGGCCTTACCGACTTGTCCATTTAGACGAGCGGGTGGCTCGTTTTGAGCGATTCGATCAGTA
This genomic interval from Bdellovibrionota bacterium contains the following:
- a CDS encoding radical SAM protein, which gives rise to MANEDGTYLLYNTFSGSLAHIDSEDDETIGKALAGQPLTPDNEELIADLREALILRPQTADENHEIREWYDAVRVNTHQMNLTLLTTNACNMACAYCFEGEALKGTHMPEPVAKAVVQWAERKLGLLKPSELFVRFFGGEPFINPKGVLALAREFHRITTIQNVRLRMAATTNGTRLSRELIEELTRLGLESVKVTLDGDEERHNEKRPLKNGQNGFQTIWKNLESIQNLVQFDINVNAEPKDAPSIGRLLPVLSQSSFRPAIRSLKIQPLRRINPELGDHDLRMTPEVASTVRMWQETAHLGGYQPASPLDGSPCEIHRGSHFTVDPKGDLYPCAQLIGRPSARIGSIFTDEIAPENAESFLFFRRHDPLNHPKCSVCSYFPICGGGCRAATFTLDRNQAETFNCPVNLLDLTVPAAIREQYKTTLSSSSETNQQKENV